One segment of Agromyces albus DNA contains the following:
- a CDS encoding ABC transporter substrate-binding protein codes for MKVWWWENDDSALSTAWSTAIEIFEEEHPGVTVEFELKTYEQMQQSGQLILDSNEAPDVLEYLKGNATAGVVSNAGLLTDLTDVAEERGWDLDNTAQDVGLYENGLMGSGKRYGVTNYGEYVSVWYNADAFAEHGLDAPTTLDELESVMQTFVDNGITPLALGSADYPGPHLLYTLALAEMNDESLSAYQQFTGDVDWQAWEDAATRMADWVAKGYISPDSTGIPAQDAGNAFVAGQYPLFYSGTWWAGSFVTDITDFTYDQFLFPANDLHPGSGGNLWVVPEKAKNKDLAYDFIETTMRAEVQNELGDLGGVPVAADTDGVTTDIGQLTITRFNELLESTEGGLAWYPDWPVAGLNDILVQNVTDLVQANTTPTQAVENIKTAYDQGKADAGF; via the coding sequence TTGAAGGTCTGGTGGTGGGAGAACGACGACAGCGCCCTCTCGACCGCCTGGAGTACCGCGATCGAGATCTTCGAAGAGGAGCACCCCGGCGTCACCGTCGAGTTCGAGCTCAAGACCTATGAACAGATGCAGCAGTCAGGCCAACTCATTCTCGACTCGAACGAGGCACCGGACGTCCTCGAATACTTGAAGGGCAACGCCACCGCGGGCGTCGTCTCGAACGCGGGCCTCCTCACCGACCTCACCGATGTCGCCGAAGAGCGCGGATGGGACCTCGACAACACCGCCCAAGACGTCGGGCTCTACGAGAACGGACTGATGGGCTCGGGCAAGCGCTACGGCGTGACCAACTACGGCGAATATGTCTCCGTCTGGTACAACGCCGACGCATTCGCAGAGCACGGCCTCGATGCGCCGACCACACTCGATGAGCTCGAGTCGGTGATGCAGACCTTCGTCGACAACGGCATCACCCCACTCGCGCTCGGTTCAGCCGACTACCCCGGCCCGCACCTGCTGTACACGCTCGCACTCGCCGAGATGAACGACGAGTCACTCTCCGCATACCAGCAGTTCACAGGTGATGTGGACTGGCAAGCGTGGGAAGACGCAGCGACCCGCATGGCCGACTGGGTCGCAAAGGGATACATTTCACCCGACTCGACCGGCATCCCGGCACAAGACGCGGGCAACGCCTTCGTCGCCGGACAGTACCCACTGTTCTACTCGGGCACTTGGTGGGCCGGCAGCTTTGTCACCGACATCACCGACTTCACCTACGACCAGTTCCTCTTCCCCGCCAACGACCTGCACCCGGGATCGGGCGGCAACCTCTGGGTCGTGCCCGAGAAGGCGAAGAACAAGGACCTGGCATACGACTTCATCGAAACCACGATGCGCGCCGAGGTGCAGAACGAGCTCGGCGACCTCGGCGGCGTCCCGGTCGCCGCGGACACAGACGGGGTGACCACCGACATCGGCCAGCTCACCATCACCCGATTCAACGAACTCTTGGAGAGCACCGAGGGCGGCCTCGCCTGGTACCCGGATTGGCCCGTCGCCGGACTGAACGACATCCTCGTGCAGAACGTCACGGACCTCGTCCAGGCCAACACCACCCCCACCCAGGCCGTCGAGAACATCAAGACCGCCTACGACCAGGGCAAGGCCGACGCCGGGTTCTGA
- a CDS encoding carbohydrate ABC transporter permease, protein MTADTLVREAASSAEPIRPAPSGRRRSARAHRGISGWAVLAVLLVASLLMLFPFWVAIVNAFKPPADYIADGPISIPTQLDFSALVNFWNGVDFNQKLLNSVIVSGSVAILAAALSLFSAFAIGIGRIRGRVWILAVFMVAFTIPQEALVYPLFVLTRDLYLYDTLAGVIVILAVLQSAFGTYMLSSVLGAFPAEVLEAARIDGATRFQTLRLIVFPLTRPTLAVLVTFFFIWTWNDFFLPLVLLPSADNQTVSVALGALSGQYTSDPTALAAASLAGILPAIVFFLIFQRTLMRGVNLGAIK, encoded by the coding sequence ATGACCGCGGACACCCTGGTACGCGAAGCAGCGAGCTCCGCAGAGCCCATCCGCCCAGCCCCGAGCGGCCGTCGTCGCAGCGCACGGGCACACCGCGGCATCAGCGGCTGGGCGGTCCTCGCAGTGCTCCTGGTCGCATCACTCCTGATGCTCTTCCCGTTCTGGGTGGCGATCGTCAACGCATTCAAACCGCCTGCGGACTACATCGCCGACGGCCCGATCTCAATCCCCACCCAGCTCGATTTCTCCGCACTCGTCAACTTCTGGAACGGCGTCGATTTCAACCAGAAGCTGTTGAACAGCGTGATCGTGAGTGGCAGCGTGGCGATCCTCGCCGCCGCACTGAGCCTGTTCAGTGCGTTCGCGATCGGCATCGGACGCATTCGCGGCCGCGTGTGGATCCTCGCCGTGTTCATGGTGGCGTTCACGATCCCGCAAGAAGCGCTGGTCTATCCGCTGTTCGTGCTCACGCGTGACCTCTACCTCTACGACACCCTTGCCGGCGTGATCGTCATCCTCGCGGTGCTGCAGTCCGCGTTCGGCACCTACATGCTCTCCTCGGTGCTCGGCGCTTTCCCGGCAGAGGTCCTCGAAGCAGCAAGAATCGACGGTGCAACCCGCTTCCAAACGCTCCGACTGATCGTGTTCCCCCTCACCCGGCCGACGCTCGCCGTGCTCGTCACGTTCTTCTTCATCTGGACGTGGAACGACTTCTTCCTGCCGCTCGTGCTACTGCCCTCCGCCGACAACCAGACCGTCTCCGTCGCGCTCGGTGCGCTCAGCGGCCAGTACACGAGCGACCCGACGGCCCTCGCCGCCGCCTCGCTGGCCGGCATCCTGCCCGCCATCGTCTTCTTCCTCATCTTCCAACGCACGCTCATGCGCGGCGTGAACCTCGGAGCCATCAAATGA
- a CDS encoding ROK family transcriptional regulator — MLAQMVASLAWTDRPDASLPVAIEVLRHGPISRADLARRMGMSAGSLSRLTAPLIDQGLLVDIGEHNDGRVGRPTRLLDVTPESRHFVGIKLRETEVVGALTDLRGGVLNQLTLPLSGRRPDDVVGTLVDLIDTVRDGITIAGVGIGLGGRVRKRTHVMSARFLGWTDVPLAALVAERTGFPTRVDNDVIAFTEYERWFGAGRDDDRFAVVTLGIGTGFGLVANGALIVDEDHGLGLVGHWPLDPSGPLCEEGHRGCAASLLNSDSIARRASIAIGEELTFDEVLDAAENGQRAAGQIVREAGRGLGVLIAAISNLTLPQRIIIGGEGVRLAVLAQSEMRRSLSDHRNPLAAILPVIFTDGDNAEWCRGAAALAIQSFVLGSADESKLSGRDRLRIA; from the coding sequence ATGCTGGCCCAAATGGTCGCTTCACTCGCGTGGACAGATCGCCCCGACGCTTCGTTGCCCGTGGCGATCGAGGTGCTGCGCCACGGGCCGATCTCGCGCGCCGACCTCGCGCGCCGAATGGGCATGTCCGCCGGCTCGCTCAGCCGTCTCACCGCTCCGCTGATCGATCAAGGGCTTCTCGTCGACATCGGCGAGCACAACGACGGACGCGTCGGCCGGCCTACCCGCCTCCTGGACGTCACGCCGGAGTCACGTCACTTCGTCGGAATCAAGCTCCGTGAAACCGAGGTGGTCGGCGCGCTCACCGACCTCAGGGGTGGAGTGCTCAATCAGTTGACACTGCCGTTGTCGGGACGCCGACCCGACGACGTTGTCGGCACCCTCGTCGATTTGATCGACACCGTCCGCGACGGCATCACGATCGCAGGCGTCGGCATCGGCCTCGGCGGCCGGGTTCGAAAGCGTACCCACGTGATGTCCGCGCGCTTCCTCGGCTGGACCGACGTTCCGCTTGCCGCACTTGTCGCTGAGCGCACTGGATTTCCAACCCGCGTCGACAACGACGTCATCGCCTTCACGGAATACGAACGATGGTTCGGGGCAGGCCGAGACGACGACCGATTCGCTGTCGTCACACTTGGAATCGGAACCGGCTTCGGGCTCGTCGCCAACGGGGCACTCATCGTCGACGAAGACCACGGCCTCGGCTTGGTCGGCCATTGGCCGCTCGATCCGAGCGGGCCGCTCTGCGAAGAGGGTCACCGTGGTTGTGCCGCCAGCTTGCTCAATTCCGACTCGATCGCGCGGCGGGCATCGATCGCGATCGGCGAGGAGCTCACCTTCGACGAAGTGTTGGACGCGGCGGAAAACGGCCAACGCGCAGCTGGTCAGATCGTTCGAGAGGCCGGTCGCGGCCTTGGCGTGCTGATCGCGGCGATCAGCAATCTCACCCTCCCGCAGCGCATCATCATCGGCGGCGAGGGCGTCCGGCTCGCCGTGCTCGCGCAGTCGGAGATGAGGCGAAGCCTCAGCGACCACCGCAACCCGCTCGCAGCCATCCTGCCGGTTATCTTCACGGATGGCGACAACGCCGAATGGTGCCGCGGCGCGGCAGCCCTAGCGATCCAATCGTTCGTACTCGGCTCAGCTGACGAGAGCAAGCTTTCCGGCAGGGATCGTCTCAGGATCGCGTAG
- a CDS encoding glycoside hydrolase family 13 protein — protein sequence MTILQPATRHQSLRAADEWWKAAVVYQVYPRSFADSNGDGIGDIRGIIEHLDHLEDLGIDVVWLSPVYASPHDDNGYDISDYYAVDPDFGTLEDLDELIAALHARGMKLVMDLVVNHTSDEHDWFRQSASSRENPKRDWYIWRDPRDGAEPNNWASFFSGPTWTLDEVTGQYYLHLFGKKQPDLNWDNAEVRAAIYQMMNWWLDRGIDGFRMDVISFISKHPELPDAQINDGARYGNGIDFYGSGPRIHDYLQEMNREVFAGREADLMTVGEMIDATPEKARLYTDPARHELNMVFHFEHVGLDHGPGGKFTPKPLRLVELKQSFARWQRELAEVGWNSLYWNNHDQPRVVSRFGNDTEHWYESATALATVLHLMRGTPYIYQGEEIGMTNMPFTSIDQFRDLETLNYYREATVASDGAQAADILAGIVRGGRDNARTPMQWSAEPNGGFTSGAPWIPVNPNHAEINAAAQRAETRSVYAWYRLLIELRHTEPVLIDGTFELQLPDDPRLFAYTRTNESTALMVIANCSNEHAPVDGALVGAWASAETILANNVGDHRLPLLMLPWEVVVLKRTHG from the coding sequence ATGACCATCCTGCAGCCCGCGACCCGCCACCAGAGCCTTCGAGCGGCCGACGAATGGTGGAAGGCAGCCGTCGTCTACCAGGTCTACCCCCGCAGCTTCGCCGACTCGAACGGTGATGGCATCGGAGACATCCGCGGCATCATCGAACACCTCGATCACCTGGAGGACCTCGGAATCGATGTCGTCTGGCTGTCACCCGTTTACGCATCACCCCACGATGACAACGGATACGACATCAGCGACTACTACGCCGTCGACCCCGACTTCGGCACCCTCGAGGATCTCGACGAGCTCATCGCCGCACTGCACGCGCGCGGCATGAAACTCGTCATGGATCTCGTCGTGAATCACACCTCCGACGAGCACGACTGGTTCCGGCAATCGGCGTCCAGTCGCGAGAACCCCAAACGGGACTGGTATATCTGGCGAGATCCTCGCGACGGCGCCGAACCCAACAACTGGGCTTCGTTCTTCTCCGGCCCGACCTGGACTCTCGACGAGGTCACCGGGCAGTACTACCTTCACCTGTTCGGAAAAAAGCAACCCGACCTCAACTGGGACAACGCCGAAGTCCGTGCCGCCATCTACCAGATGATGAATTGGTGGCTCGATCGCGGCATCGACGGGTTCCGGATGGACGTCATCAGCTTCATCTCGAAGCACCCCGAGCTGCCCGATGCCCAGATCAACGACGGTGCCCGTTACGGCAACGGCATCGACTTCTACGGCTCGGGCCCCCGCATCCACGACTACCTCCAAGAAATGAACCGCGAGGTGTTCGCCGGGCGCGAGGCCGATCTGATGACCGTTGGCGAGATGATCGACGCCACACCAGAGAAGGCACGCCTGTATACCGACCCCGCACGTCATGAGCTCAACATGGTCTTCCATTTCGAGCACGTCGGTCTCGACCACGGGCCCGGCGGGAAATTCACCCCGAAGCCACTCCGACTCGTGGAGCTGAAGCAGTCCTTCGCACGGTGGCAGCGTGAACTCGCCGAGGTCGGCTGGAACAGTCTCTACTGGAACAACCACGACCAGCCCCGTGTCGTTTCGCGGTTCGGCAACGACACCGAGCACTGGTATGAGTCGGCGACGGCCTTGGCGACGGTGCTGCACCTGATGCGCGGCACGCCGTATATCTACCAAGGCGAAGAGATCGGCATGACGAACATGCCTTTCACCTCCATCGACCAGTTCCGGGATCTCGAGACCTTGAACTACTACCGAGAGGCGACAGTCGCCAGCGACGGGGCACAAGCAGCCGACATTCTTGCCGGCATCGTCCGCGGCGGACGCGACAATGCACGAACCCCGATGCAGTGGAGCGCTGAGCCGAACGGTGGGTTCACCAGCGGTGCGCCGTGGATCCCCGTCAATCCCAACCACGCCGAGATCAACGCCGCGGCCCAGCGAGCCGAGACTCGATCGGTCTACGCCTGGTACCGCCTTCTCATCGAATTGCGGCACACCGAGCCGGTCCTGATCGATGGAACCTTCGAGCTGCAGCTGCCGGATGACCCGCGGCTGTTTGCATACACCCGAACGAACGAGAGCACCGCACTCATGGTGATCGCGAACTGCTCGAACGAGCACGCACCGGTGGATGGCGCGTTGGTCGGTGCCTGGGCTAGCGCCGAGACGATTCTGGCGAACAACGTCGGTGACCACCGACTCCCGCTGCTGATGCTGCCCTGGGAGGTGGTCGTCCTCAAGCGGACTCACGGCTAA
- a CDS encoding carbohydrate ABC transporter permease: MTQLSIEPAAARRVRRERPAGYYWYIVPGAAGFIAIVLLPFAMNIWYSLTRWSGVGTPQFIGLDNYTRLFVDQTFWASFLHSAAFIVAMAIIPTAFGVFIAAVLFDYISPRFGTRIASFLRATFYLPQILPIAVAGVLWSWMYQPQYGIINTILRGVGLGDLAQNWLGDSDFAIYAVMNVLIWLQIGYTVVIFMAGLSRVDPALHEAAELDGAGWFQRFRAITLNQLRPEIAVVVITTSVAALKVFAPIFVLTGGGPGTATIVPAYFSFTNFFTTNRVGYGAAIATVLAVLVTVIAVVLLRYQTRNTEGFEK, from the coding sequence ATGACCCAACTCAGTATTGAACCCGCCGCCGCACGACGCGTCCGCAGGGAACGCCCCGCCGGGTATTACTGGTACATCGTCCCCGGGGCCGCAGGCTTCATCGCCATCGTCCTGCTGCCCTTCGCGATGAACATCTGGTACAGCCTCACCCGCTGGAGCGGCGTCGGCACACCGCAGTTCATCGGACTGGACAACTACACCCGGCTCTTCGTCGACCAGACCTTCTGGGCGTCGTTCCTACACAGCGCCGCATTCATCGTCGCGATGGCGATCATCCCCACCGCATTCGGCGTATTCATCGCCGCGGTCCTCTTCGACTACATCTCACCCCGGTTCGGCACTCGGATCGCGAGCTTCCTCCGCGCCACGTTCTACCTTCCCCAGATCCTCCCGATCGCAGTGGCAGGCGTGCTCTGGAGCTGGATGTACCAGCCTCAGTACGGCATCATCAACACGATCCTCCGGGGCGTCGGGTTGGGTGACCTTGCGCAGAACTGGCTCGGCGACTCCGACTTCGCCATCTACGCCGTCATGAACGTCCTGATCTGGCTGCAGATCGGCTACACCGTCGTCATCTTCATGGCCGGACTTTCCCGCGTCGACCCAGCACTCCATGAAGCCGCGGAGCTCGACGGCGCCGGATGGTTCCAGCGCTTCCGTGCGATCACCCTGAACCAACTGCGACCCGAGATCGCCGTGGTCGTGATCACCACCTCCGTCGCCGCATTGAAAGTGTTCGCCCCGATCTTCGTGCTCACCGGGGGCGGCCCCGGCACCGCAACGATCGTCCCGGCGTATTTCTCGTTCACCAACTTCTTCACCACCAACCGGGTCGGCTACGGAGCGGCGATCGCGACAGTCCTGGCAGTCCTGGTGACCGTCATCGCCGTCGTCCTCCTGCGCTATCAGACCCGCAACACCGAAGGATTCGAGAAATGA
- a CDS encoding ROK family transcriptional regulator, with amino-acid sequence MAWRPSDELSHAVALEVLLHGPLSRSDLARRLQLAPATLTRISTELIDVGLFVEMPELAEKRTGRPSIPLDVIPGTHHFLGVKLSGNMLMAAVTDLRADLLRYEEEPLRSHEPAEVARQIAELERRLRDDGPAAAIGIGLGGVVVDARTVASAPFLDWHTVPIAELVEAATGVPTFVANDLTAFTESQHWFGVGRGHDNFAVLTVGVGIGYGCVANGTLLANDDSGVGLVGHWPLDPFGPLCAKGHRGCAEGLLAIPSIERDVSMALGRQVTFDEALDLAEVGEPGAREILDVSGRGLGRLIAAVANLTAPDKVVIGGEGVRLAEVAAASVRDGIRADRDPRAGEVVVELVSGGNDSWCRGAAVIAIQNYVQKRRRSRRT; translated from the coding sequence ATGGCATGGAGGCCGAGCGATGAGCTCTCACACGCCGTGGCCCTCGAGGTGTTGCTGCACGGTCCGCTGTCCCGCTCCGATCTCGCGCGCCGACTGCAGCTCGCCCCCGCGACCCTCACGCGCATCAGCACTGAGCTCATCGACGTCGGCCTGTTCGTCGAGATGCCCGAACTCGCCGAGAAGCGCACGGGCCGTCCCTCCATCCCGCTCGACGTGATCCCCGGCACCCATCACTTCCTCGGTGTGAAGCTCTCGGGCAACATGCTCATGGCCGCGGTCACCGACCTGCGCGCCGACCTGCTTCGCTACGAGGAGGAGCCGCTCAGGTCGCACGAACCCGCCGAGGTGGCGCGGCAGATCGCCGAGCTAGAGCGGCGGCTGCGCGACGACGGTCCGGCCGCCGCGATCGGCATCGGGCTCGGCGGCGTCGTCGTGGACGCACGCACCGTTGCGAGTGCACCGTTCCTCGACTGGCACACAGTGCCCATCGCCGAACTCGTGGAAGCGGCGACCGGTGTGCCCACCTTCGTGGCCAACGACCTCACCGCGTTCACCGAGTCGCAGCACTGGTTCGGGGTCGGCCGCGGCCACGACAACTTCGCCGTGCTCACCGTCGGCGTCGGGATCGGGTACGGATGTGTTGCGAACGGGACGTTGCTCGCGAACGACGACTCCGGGGTCGGCCTCGTCGGCCACTGGCCGTTGGACCCGTTCGGTCCCTTGTGCGCGAAAGGACACCGCGGGTGCGCCGAAGGCCTGCTTGCCATCCCGTCGATCGAGCGCGACGTGTCCATGGCGCTCGGCCGCCAGGTGACATTCGACGAGGCACTCGACCTGGCAGAGGTCGGGGAGCCGGGCGCGCGCGAGATCCTCGACGTCTCCGGACGCGGACTCGGACGGCTGATCGCAGCGGTGGCGAACCTGACCGCTCCCGACAAAGTCGTGATCGGCGGTGAAGGAGTTCGCCTCGCCGAGGTAGCCGCGGCATCCGTCCGAGACGGGATCCGCGCCGACCGGGATCCACGCGCGGGCGAGGTGGTCGTGGAACTCGTCTCAGGCGGAAACGACTCGTGGTGCCGCGGCGCAGCCGTGATCGCGATCCAGAACTACGTGCAGAAACGACGGCGGTCGCGTCGCACGTGA